CCAATTCTCGTCTAATTGAATCCAACAGTCGCACTATCCAGGCGCTGGCTGACCTTGCGGCAGAGGAGCGACAGGAACGGGCAGCAATTCTGGAATCGATCCGCGAGATACAACAAGAAGTCCGGGGCTTACAAACCGAAAATCGCCGAATTCTCGATATCTTGTTAAATGAGCGTCGGGATGAGGCCGCAGACTAGTGCTCAGGACTGAGAACCCCCAAGGACAGCCGCCGATCGCGTGCAATCGGGCATGATCGTGGGCTTGGGCACGGGTTCAACGACGGCCTACGCGATTCAATCTATTGGCGAACGGTTGCGAGCGGGTGATCTCAAGGACATTAAGGGCGTTCCCACCTCTTTTCAGGCCATTGTCCTTGCTAAGGAATACGGCATTCCCCTTACCACCCTGGATGAAGTGGAAAAGATGGTTCTTCTGGGATTTTGGGGTAAGCAGTATCAGCAGCTACAAATAAACGATCGCAAATGCTGAGTTTATGGTGGGGGCGCGTAGCGCCCCCACCATAAACTCAGAAGAGCCGAAATTAGCGATCGCAGCAATCGCAATTTCGGTGAACCGGCCCCTACGATGATGTGGCCTCTCTGTTGGCTAGGGGTTTCCTAGGTACCGCTGGTCCAAGAATTCAGGTATTCCACCTGGGCTGGGGTTAATTGATCGATGCTAATCCCCATCGCTTGTAGTTTCAGACGGGCAATTTCCTGATCGACTTCGGTCGGAATCGAATGCAGCCCCGGTTCCAGTTTGCCCTTATTTTTCACTAGGTATTCACAGGCCAATGCTTGGTTAGCAAAACTCATGTCCATCACCGCACTGGGGTGACCTTCCGCCGCCGCCAGGTTAATCAGACGCCCTTCGCCCAGAACCACCACCGATTTACCATTGGCCAGACGGTATTCCTGGGTGAAGTTGCGCACTTCACGGATGCTAGTTGCCTGACGCTTGAGCGCTTCTAGGTCAATTTCAATGTCAAAGTGACCCGAATTACACACGATCGCGCCGTCCTTCATCACCAGGAAGTGTTCCTCACGAATCACATGCTTATTGCCCGTCACCGTGATAAACAGATCCCCCAGTGGAGCCGCCTCTGCCATTGGCATCACCCGGAAACCATCCATCACAGCTTCGATCGCCCGTACCGGATTCACTTCCGTCACAATGACATTGCCACCCAGGCCCCGTGCCCGTAGCGCCGTGCCCTTGCCGCACCAGCCATAGCCCACGACCACAATGGTTTTCCCAGCCAGCAGGAGATTAGTGGCGCGGATGATGCCATCTAGGGTGGATTGCCCCGTCCCGTAGCGATTATCAAAGAAATGCTTAGTGTCGGCATCATTGACATTCATCGCCGGGAAAGAGAGGACACCATCGTTAAACATGGCCCGCAGGCGCACGATGCCCGTCGTGGTTTCTTCCGTGGTCCCAATCAGGTCAGCAATCTGGTGGGGGCGCTGTTTAACCAAGGTAGCAACCACATCACCCCCGTCATCAATGATGATATTCGGGCGATGGTCGAGGGCAATTTGCACGTGGCGGT
This DNA window, taken from Trichothermofontia sichuanensis B231, encodes the following:
- a CDS encoding sugar phosphate isomerase family, with translation MIVGLGTGSTTAYAIQSIGERLRAGDLKDIKGVPTSFQAIVLAKEYGIPLTTLDEVEKMVLLGFWGKQYQQLQINDRKC
- the ahcY gene encoding adenosylhomocysteinase; the encoded protein is MTATPTKPTYEVKDLALAAQGKQRIEWAGREMPVLRQIRDRFAQEQPFAGVRLVACCHVTTETAHLAIALKAGGADALLIASNPLSTQDDVAASLVSDHGIPVFAIKGEDNDTYHRHVQIALDHRPNIIIDDGGDVVATLVKQRPHQIADLIGTTEETTTGIVRLRAMFNDGVLSFPAMNVNDADTKHFFDNRYGTGQSTLDGIIRATNLLLAGKTIVVVGYGWCGKGTALRARGLGGNVIVTEVNPVRAIEAVMDGFRVMPMAEAAPLGDLFITVTGNKHVIREEHFLVMKDGAIVCNSGHFDIEIDLEALKRQATSIREVRNFTQEYRLANGKSVVVLGEGRLINLAAAEGHPSAVMDMSFANQALACEYLVKNKGKLEPGLHSIPTEVDQEIARLKLQAMGISIDQLTPAQVEYLNSWTSGT